From Paenibacillus sp. PK3_47, the proteins below share one genomic window:
- a CDS encoding ABC-F family ATP-binding cassette domain-containing protein: MLLQATGITKSYGIQSVLDGISLQVNEKERVGLVGVNGAGKSTFLQILAGEMSFDSGQIHKSKETTIGYLAQNSGLQSDKTIQEEMLAVFAPLIEAEAELRQMEADIADPKLADDPKRYEDLLDRYAKRSDWFKDHGGYEMNTRIRSVLHGMGFGEFAPDTPIATLSGGQKTRLALARILLQAPDLLMLDEPTNHLDIETLTWLEDYLRSYAGGILVVSHDRYFLDRLVTTIVEIERHQSRRYTGNYSRYMELKAAEYEIRMKQYEKQQEEISRMEDFVQRNIVRASTTKRAQSRRKALEKMDRIDKPLGDLKKASFSFEPDFMSGKEVLQVRDVAVAFSEDAAPLFRNAGFELRRGETAALIGPNGIGKSTLLQCLTGTREPSAGTVNWGAKVKIAYYDQEQTRLNPKNTVLEELWSEYPMLEEARIRTILGNFLFSGEDVLKKVASLSGGEKARVALSKLMLRGANMLILDEPTNHLDLVSREVLEAALIDFEGTLLFISHDRYFLNKMAERVLELHPSGIDQYLGNYDDYINKKKELEAIALEEAELASAKAARTAAAELPAAEKGTASSYEADKQAKREERSRQRRITELEENISRLEEEIAAVETEMTKPEVYQDYVALQEHENDLKTKKTALGELFNEWEKLADE, encoded by the coding sequence ATGCTTCTTCAAGCGACAGGTATTACAAAATCATATGGTATTCAGAGCGTGCTGGACGGCATAAGCCTGCAGGTGAATGAAAAAGAACGGGTCGGTCTGGTCGGCGTCAACGGTGCCGGTAAATCCACCTTCCTGCAGATCCTCGCAGGCGAGATGTCTTTTGACAGCGGGCAAATTCATAAATCCAAAGAAACAACCATCGGCTATCTGGCCCAGAACAGCGGCCTGCAGTCCGACAAGACGATTCAGGAGGAAATGCTGGCCGTCTTCGCCCCGTTGATTGAAGCGGAAGCGGAGCTGCGGCAGATGGAAGCCGATATCGCCGACCCCAAGCTGGCGGACGATCCCAAGCGCTATGAGGATCTTCTGGACCGTTATGCCAAACGCTCGGACTGGTTCAAGGACCATGGCGGCTATGAAATGAACACACGGATACGCAGTGTACTGCACGGCATGGGCTTCGGCGAGTTCGCACCGGATACGCCCATCGCTACGCTCAGCGGAGGGCAGAAGACACGTCTGGCCCTGGCCCGCATTCTGCTTCAGGCTCCGGACCTGCTCATGCTGGATGAGCCAACCAACCATCTAGATATCGAAACGCTGACCTGGCTGGAGGATTACCTGCGCAGCTACGCGGGCGGCATCCTGGTTGTCTCCCATGACCGGTATTTTCTTGACCGCCTGGTGACAACCATCGTCGAGATTGAACGGCATCAGTCCCGGCGTTACACGGGGAATTACAGCCGTTACATGGAACTGAAGGCAGCGGAATACGAAATCCGCATGAAGCAGTATGAGAAGCAGCAGGAAGAGATTTCACGCATGGAGGATTTCGTACAGCGCAACATCGTGCGTGCCTCCACCACCAAACGTGCGCAAAGCCGGCGTAAAGCGCTGGAAAAAATGGACCGTATCGACAAGCCGCTTGGTGACCTCAAAAAGGCCAGCTTCTCCTTTGAGCCCGATTTCATGTCCGGTAAAGAGGTGCTTCAGGTCCGTGATGTGGCCGTGGCCTTTAGCGAAGATGCGGCTCCGCTCTTCCGGAACGCCGGCTTTGAGCTGCGCCGGGGCGAGACAGCAGCGCTTATCGGACCGAACGGAATCGGCAAATCTACCCTGCTGCAGTGCCTGACAGGCACACGCGAGCCATCGGCTGGCACCGTTAACTGGGGAGCCAAAGTAAAGATTGCCTACTACGATCAGGAGCAGACCAGGCTTAATCCGAAGAACACCGTGCTGGAAGAGCTCTGGAGTGAATATCCGATGCTGGAAGAAGCGCGTATCCGCACCATTCTCGGCAACTTCCTGTTCAGCGGAGAAGATGTCCTGAAGAAGGTCGCTTCCCTGAGCGGCGGCGAAAAGGCACGTGTAGCCCTGTCCAAGCTAATGCTGCGCGGCGCCAACATGCTCATTCTCGATGAGCCCACCAACCACCTGGATCTGGTCAGCCGCGAGGTACTGGAAGCGGCATTGATCGATTTTGAAGGCACCCTGCTCTTCATATCTCATGACCGTTACTTTCTTAACAAAATGGCCGAACGCGTGCTGGAGCTTCATCCCTCAGGTATTGACCAATATCTTGGCAACTACGATGACTATATTAATAAGAAAAAAGAGCTCGAAGCCATCGCCCTGGAAGAAGCGGAGCTGGCTTCCGCCAAAGCAGCCAGAACTGCCGCTGCCGAGCTTCCTGCTGCAGAGAAAGGCACAGCCTCTTCCTATGAAGCAGACAAGCAGGCCAAACGCGAGGAGCGCAGCCGCCAGCGGCGGATTACCGAGCTGGAAGAGAACATCTCACGCCTGGAAGAAGAGATTGCCGCTGTCGAAACTGAGATGACCAAACCGGAGGTATACCAGGATTATGTCGCTTTGCAGGAGCATGAAAATGACCTGAAAACCAAAAAGACTGCTCTTGGAGAATTATTTAACGAATGGGAAAAACTTGCTGACGAATAA
- a CDS encoding 5-formyltetrahydrofolate cyclo-ligase, producing MTGPGVPLAEWKRELRAERAAVRDKLTVEQRSSWSSRICSLAWQWFRGEGASAMLAYVPFRSEVDTRLLIEECWAGGNMVLLPRVIRSGGMMSLHAVSSWEELAPGAYGILEPAAASTGHTEQDLMPEVVFVPGLAFDIKGGRLGYGAGYYDRMRAAWEGRYPLKPPLWVGLAYGVQLLTEVPMDDHDAYMDMLITEDGIIHCRKEK from the coding sequence ATGACAGGCCCGGGTGTCCCGCTCGCCGAGTGGAAGCGGGAACTTCGCGCGGAAAGAGCGGCCGTCCGTGACAAGCTGACTGTGGAGCAGAGGTCCTCCTGGTCTTCCCGAATCTGCAGTCTCGCATGGCAGTGGTTCCGCGGAGAAGGGGCGTCTGCCATGCTCGCATACGTCCCTTTTCGTTCGGAAGTGGATACCCGTCTGCTTATCGAGGAGTGCTGGGCCGGCGGTAATATGGTGCTGCTTCCGCGGGTGATCCGCTCCGGCGGGATGATGAGCCTGCATGCAGTGAGCTCCTGGGAGGAGCTTGCACCCGGTGCTTACGGGATCCTGGAGCCGGCCGCCGCCAGTACCGGGCATACAGAGCAGGACCTGATGCCGGAGGTTGTTTTTGTGCCGGGTTTGGCTTTTGACATCAAAGGCGGGCGGCTGGGTTATGGTGCGGGCTACTATGACCGGATGAGGGCTGCCTGGGAAGGCCGGTATCCGCTCAAGCCGCCGCTGTGGGTGGGACTTGCTTACGGCGTCCAGCTGCTGACGGAAGTGCCTATGGATGACCATGATGCCTATATGGACATGCTGATTACGGAGGATGGGATCATTCATTGCCGGAAGGAGAAGTAA
- the moaC gene encoding cyclic pyranopterin monophosphate synthase MoaC — protein MELTHFNEQGRARMVDVSDKEITKRSASARSKVKMEQQTLAAIKAGKIGKGDVLAVAQVAGIMAAKKTSDYIPMCHPLPLTGIDISFSDNSKDELYIEATVKTTGKTGVEMEALTAVSVAALTVYDMCKALQKDMIIGPTLLSSKSGGKNGDYVLEE, from the coding sequence ATGGAGTTAACTCATTTTAATGAGCAGGGGCGGGCCCGCATGGTGGATGTCAGTGACAAGGAGATCACCAAACGGTCCGCTTCGGCACGAAGCAAGGTGAAGATGGAGCAGCAGACGCTTGCTGCGATTAAGGCGGGCAAGATCGGCAAGGGTGATGTGCTTGCTGTGGCTCAGGTTGCCGGAATTATGGCTGCCAAAAAAACCTCAGACTATATTCCGATGTGCCATCCGCTTCCGCTGACCGGAATTGATATCAGCTTCTCGGATAACAGCAAAGATGAACTTTATATAGAAGCAACTGTCAAAACAACCGGGAAAACCGGTGTGGAGATGGAGGCGCTGACTGCTGTTTCAGTGGCGGCGTTGACTGTGTACGACATGTGCAAGGCACTGCAAAAGGATATGATAATCGGCCCAACCTTGCTTTCGTCCAAAAGCGGCGGCAAAAATGGGGATTACGTACTGGAAGAATAG
- a CDS encoding MogA/MoaB family molybdenum cofactor biosynthesis protein — protein sequence MAWKTAILTASDKGARGEREDTSAQVIRELVEEELGGEIIEYRIVPDEQDEIIAALIELTDYFQADLVLTTGGTDLAIRDVTPEATRRVIEREVPGLSEAMRSTVMQKNRAAMLFRGICGIRGRTLIVNLPGTPKGVHENLAAIMDQLPEALLMVTGQYRQ from the coding sequence ATGGCGTGGAAAACAGCAATCCTGACGGCCAGTGATAAGGGGGCCAGAGGCGAACGGGAAGACACGAGCGCCCAGGTTATTCGGGAGCTGGTGGAAGAAGAGCTTGGCGGAGAGATTATCGAGTACCGGATCGTTCCGGATGAGCAGGATGAAATTATTGCTGCTTTGATTGAATTGACGGATTATTTTCAGGCTGACCTCGTGCTGACTACGGGAGGAACGGATCTGGCAATCCGCGATGTTACACCTGAAGCTACAAGACGTGTGATCGAGAGGGAGGTACCCGGTCTCTCTGAAGCGATGCGGAGCACAGTGATGCAGAAGAACCGGGCAGCTATGCTGTTCCGCGGAATATGCGGGATCCGCGGCAGAACGCTGATTGTCAATTTGCCGGGTACACCCAAGGGTGTGCATGAAAATTTGGCGGCAATTATGGATCAGCTGCCTGAAGCTTTGTTAATGGTAACCGGCCAGTACCGCCAATAG
- the tatA gene encoding twin-arginine translocase TatA/TatE family subunit: MSGIGAPGIILLVILALLLFGPSKLPELGRAVGRTFREFKDGAREIISEPEPAKKSESSVPSQAPQTVAAELPQNRRLPE; the protein is encoded by the coding sequence ATGAGTGGTATTGGTGCTCCCGGGATTATATTACTGGTTATCTTAGCATTGTTGCTCTTCGGGCCGAGCAAGCTGCCTGAGCTTGGCAGGGCGGTAGGACGTACTTTCCGTGAATTCAAGGACGGTGCCCGTGAAATTATCAGTGAACCTGAACCGGCTAAGAAAAGCGAGTCTTCCGTGCCGTCTCAGGCCCCGCAGACGGTCGCTGCTGAACTCCCGCAGAACAGACGCCTGCCGGAATAA
- the tatC gene encoding twin-arginine translocase subunit TatC: MSLEAEEMSVVEHLTELRRRIIYVLAVFVAGLAGGLFAARPVYQYLIHADHAQGFVLHAFSFWDGIGMYMKIAMAVSLAVSLPFIVYQLWAFISPGLHPAERSAALRYVPYVFILFIAGIAFAYYIVFPMALSFTIAVNHSMGLEETYGIAQYFSFMFTLVIPLALLFELPLIVMFLTKLRILNPLRLRRMRRYAYFALVFIAVVITPPDFISDFLVTIPLLILYEFSVFLSAFVYRKQLAGDAEREARYVSKEG; encoded by the coding sequence ATGTCTCTGGAAGCGGAAGAAATGTCTGTGGTTGAGCATCTTACCGAACTGCGCAGACGGATCATTTATGTGCTGGCTGTTTTTGTGGCGGGGCTGGCAGGAGGATTGTTCGCGGCAAGGCCGGTATACCAGTATCTGATCCACGCTGACCATGCGCAGGGGTTCGTTCTGCATGCTTTTTCCTTTTGGGACGGAATCGGCATGTACATGAAAATTGCTATGGCGGTGTCCCTGGCGGTGTCTCTGCCTTTTATCGTCTACCAGTTATGGGCATTTATCAGCCCCGGCCTGCATCCGGCAGAGCGGAGTGCTGCCTTGCGCTATGTTCCTTATGTGTTTATTTTGTTTATTGCCGGGATTGCATTTGCCTATTACATTGTGTTTCCGATGGCACTTTCGTTCACGATCGCTGTAAATCACAGCATGGGCCTGGAGGAGACGTACGGGATTGCCCAGTATTTCAGCTTCATGTTCACTCTGGTCATTCCGCTGGCCCTGCTGTTCGAGCTGCCGCTGATCGTCATGTTCCTGACCAAGCTGAGAATCCTTAACCCGCTGCGCTTGCGCCGGATGCGCCGCTATGCCTACTTCGCGCTGGTCTTTATCGCCGTAGTGATCACACCGCCCGATTTTATCTCGGATTTTCTGGTGACGATTCCCTTGCTGATCCTGTATGAATTCAGCGTGTTTCTGTCTGCTTTCGTCTACCGCAAGCAGCTTGCGGGGGATGCCGAGCGGGAGGCGCGTTATGTTAGCAAAGAGGGGTAA
- the groES gene encoding co-chaperone GroES gives MIKPLGERVLVEPSEQEETTSFGIVLPDSSKEKPQEGKIIAVGSGALKDGVRVPLEVKEGDRVIFSKYAGTEIKYEGKEYLIMKESDIHAILD, from the coding sequence ATGATCAAACCACTAGGTGAACGCGTATTGGTAGAACCAAGCGAGCAAGAGGAAACTACTTCTTTCGGAATCGTACTTCCGGACTCTTCCAAAGAGAAGCCGCAAGAAGGCAAAATTATCGCTGTGGGCAGCGGTGCATTGAAAGACGGAGTGCGCGTGCCTCTGGAAGTTAAAGAAGGCGACCGCGTAATTTTCTCCAAATATGCCGGCACTGAAATCAAATACGAAGGCAAAGAATATTTGATTATGAAAGAAAGCGACATTCACGCGATTCTTGACTAA
- the groL gene encoding chaperonin GroEL (60 kDa chaperone family; promotes refolding of misfolded polypeptides especially under stressful conditions; forms two stacked rings of heptamers to form a barrel-shaped 14mer; ends can be capped by GroES; misfolded proteins enter the barrel where they are refolded when GroES binds): MAKEIKFSEDARRSMLRGVDALANAVKVTLGPKGRNVVLEKKFGSPLITNDGVTIAKEIELEDAFENMGAQLVKEVATKTNDVAGDGTTTATVLAQAMIREGLKNVTAGANPMVIRKGIDKAVKAAVVELQNIAKPIEDSQAIAQVAAISAADDEVGQLIAEAMEKVGKDGVITVEESRGFLTELEVVEGMQFDRGYISPYMITDTDKMEAVLDNPYILITDKKISSTQEILPLLEKIVQQARPLVIIAEDIEGEAQAMLIVNKLRGTFNAVAVKAPGFGDRREAMLQDIAALTGGQVITEKLGLDLKSTSIEQLGNARQVRVTKENTTIVDGSGDKADINARVSQIRSQLEETTSEFDKEKLQERLAKLAGGVAVVKVGAATETELKERKLRIEDALNATRAAVEEGIVSGGGTALVNVYNAVAAVEVSGDEKTGVNIVLRALEEPIRTIAANAGEEGSVIVDRLKKESVGIGYNAATGEWVNMFEAGIVDPAKVTRSALQNAASVAAMFLTTEAVIADKPEPEKGGGMPDMGGMGGMGGMM; encoded by the coding sequence ATGGCAAAAGAAATTAAGTTCAGTGAAGACGCACGCCGCTCGATGCTCCGCGGGGTTGATGCTTTGGCAAACGCAGTTAAGGTAACACTGGGACCTAAAGGCCGCAACGTGGTACTGGAGAAGAAATTCGGCAGCCCGCTCATCACTAACGACGGTGTTACAATCGCCAAAGAAATCGAACTTGAAGATGCATTCGAGAACATGGGTGCACAGCTCGTTAAAGAAGTTGCTACCAAAACTAACGATGTAGCCGGTGACGGTACTACTACTGCAACAGTTCTGGCTCAAGCGATGATCCGCGAAGGTCTGAAGAACGTAACTGCAGGTGCTAACCCGATGGTTATCCGCAAAGGGATCGACAAAGCGGTTAAGGCTGCTGTAGTAGAACTGCAAAACATCGCTAAACCAATCGAGGATTCCCAAGCGATCGCCCAAGTAGCCGCTATCTCTGCTGCTGACGACGAAGTGGGCCAACTGATTGCTGAAGCTATGGAAAAAGTGGGCAAAGACGGCGTTATCACCGTTGAAGAATCCCGCGGCTTCCTGACTGAGCTTGAAGTGGTAGAAGGTATGCAATTCGACCGCGGCTACATTTCCCCGTACATGATTACTGATACGGACAAAATGGAGGCTGTACTCGACAACCCGTACATCCTGATCACTGACAAAAAAATCAGCAGCACCCAAGAAATCCTTCCGCTGCTTGAGAAGATCGTTCAACAAGCACGTCCGCTTGTAATCATTGCTGAAGATATCGAAGGCGAAGCCCAAGCCATGCTGATCGTGAACAAGCTGCGCGGAACCTTCAACGCTGTTGCTGTTAAAGCTCCTGGCTTCGGCGACCGCCGTGAAGCAATGCTGCAGGATATCGCTGCCCTGACAGGCGGCCAAGTGATCACTGAGAAGCTGGGCCTTGACCTGAAGAGCACTTCCATTGAGCAGCTGGGTAACGCACGTCAAGTGCGCGTAACCAAAGAGAACACTACAATTGTTGACGGCAGCGGCGACAAAGCGGACATCAATGCACGCGTTAGCCAAATCCGTTCCCAACTGGAAGAAACCACTTCCGAATTCGACAAAGAAAAACTGCAGGAGCGTCTGGCTAAACTTGCCGGCGGCGTAGCCGTTGTCAAAGTAGGCGCTGCAACTGAAACTGAACTGAAAGAGCGCAAACTGCGCATCGAAGACGCCCTGAACGCAACCCGCGCTGCGGTTGAAGAAGGTATCGTATCCGGTGGGGGTACAGCTCTTGTGAACGTATATAACGCTGTAGCCGCTGTAGAAGTATCCGGCGACGAAAAAACCGGTGTGAACATCGTACTGCGTGCTCTGGAAGAGCCGATCCGTACAATCGCTGCTAACGCCGGCGAAGAAGGTTCCGTTATCGTGGACCGTCTGAAAAAAGAATCCGTTGGCATTGGTTACAACGCTGCAACCGGCGAATGGGTGAACATGTTCGAAGCAGGGATCGTTGACCCTGCCAAGGTAACCCGCTCCGCGCTGCAAAATGCTGCATCCGTAGCCGCTATGTTCCTGACCACTGAAGCTGTTATCGCTGACAAGCCTGAGCCTGAAAAAGGCGGCGGCATGCCGGATATGGGCGGAATGGGCGGAATGGGTGGCATGATGTAA
- a CDS encoding FadR/GntR family transcriptional regulator, which translates to MDPIKVETEKGHELVRRAILTQIEEGRLQPGQKLPSVVDLSLSFGVGRSTIREALSALKATGWIDVKHGGGTFVNKVLPPSPGNSHDPFKHSENVKEILEVRIWLESGSAAFAAERRNEKDLERLKVIIEQMEHALAMNNTQMSEHADIEFHLAIAAASHNELLNTLMGSLASKLTETMGKTRQLWFFEDKSSAALLLQEHHSIYEAISAQDSRLASQLIQAHLLKAADVLNRGAMLD; encoded by the coding sequence ATGGATCCGATAAAGGTAGAAACTGAAAAGGGACATGAGCTTGTGCGCAGAGCCATTCTTACCCAGATTGAGGAAGGCCGCTTGCAGCCCGGTCAAAAGCTGCCGTCCGTAGTAGACCTCAGTCTCTCTTTTGGAGTGGGCCGTTCCACCATTCGTGAGGCATTAAGTGCACTAAAGGCGACGGGCTGGATCGATGTTAAACATGGCGGAGGTACTTTTGTGAATAAAGTACTGCCTCCCTCTCCGGGCAACTCGCATGATCCGTTCAAACATTCGGAAAATGTTAAAGAAATCTTGGAGGTTCGTATTTGGCTTGAAAGCGGCAGTGCTGCTTTCGCTGCCGAGCGGCGGAATGAGAAGGATCTTGAGAGGTTAAAGGTGATTATTGAACAAATGGAGCATGCCCTGGCCATGAACAATACGCAGATGAGTGAACATGCGGATATTGAATTTCATCTTGCTATAGCTGCCGCCTCCCATAATGAACTGCTTAATACATTGATGGGCTCCCTTGCCTCTAAACTAACCGAAACGATGGGAAAGACCCGCCAGCTGTGGTTTTTTGAAGACAAGTCTTCTGCCGCACTGCTTCTACAAGAGCATCACTCCATATATGAGGCCATATCCGCCCAAGACAGCAGGCTGGCCAGCCAGTTAATTCAAGCCCATTTACTTAAAGCCGCTGACGTACTGAACCGTGGAGCTATGCTAGACTAG